CGCGGCGTTCGGCTTGCGTAGCCCAGCTCTTGAAGGGCAGCTTGCAACTGAGCTACCGAGGTGTGCGAGCGCTCGAACTCGACTCGTACGCGCTGCGCCGGAATGCTCGCCGAGACGCCGACCACGCCGGGCATCGCCCGGAAGGCGGCTTCGATTCCCGCGGCGGCATCTTCCGCCCCGACGGCGCGAAGCTCGAGCAGCGCGTGACCGTAACGATCGTGGATCTCGGCGCCGGCGGATCGGGCGACCCGCTCGACTTGCGCTAAGCTGAGCACGTCCGGATCGTAGTGCAGACACAAGCTCGCCGGACGACCGTCGTCGTAAACGACATGGCCGCGCGTGATGCCGCGCTCTCGGCCGAGCCGTGATTCGAGTCGGGCCACGCATGCGTCCCGTTCGTCCGGGAGGTCAGGCAGCACCAAGCGCAGTTCGATGCGAGTCTTCTCGGTCATCGTGAGTGCTCTAAACCTCGATCGAGACGGGAGCCGCGGGGGAAGTCGAAGCCAGCGCCTTGAGCGCTTCATATCCCGTCGGCGGAACGATCTGCCAGGGTACGAGCGCCACTCGCTGGACCGAACTGCGTACGCGCTCGATATGCTTAAGTTCTTCGGCCGCTCGTACTGCCAAGAGCGCATCGCGTGGCTTGGCGGCGGCCAGCGACGAATTGATCACCCAAGCCCACGGCTCGATTCCCGCGCGCCGCAGATCGGCCTCGAGCGACTCCGCTTCCAAGACCGGCGTCGTTTCCGGAAGCGTGACGATCAGCATCTTGGTCTGCTTGGGATCTTGAAGCTGCATCATCGGAGTGCGCGCATGGACGCCGGGGGCCAAGTTGCGAACCACGTCCCGGTGATATGCTCCGGTCGCATCCAGCAACAGCAGTGTGTGGCCCGTCGGCGCGGTGTCGATCACGACGAACTTCTTGCGCGACTCGTGCATCACACGGGAGAACGCCTGAAACACGGCGATCTCTTCCGTACAAGGAGATCGCAAATCCTCTTCAAGCAATGCCTTGCCGGCGGCATCGAGGTCCTTCCCCTTGGTTTCGAGCACGCGCCGCCGATAGTTCTCGCTTTCGACATGCGGATCGATGCGACTCACTTCGAGGCCGGCCACGTTCGACTCGACGGTCATCGCCAGATGCGCCGCCGGATCGGTCGTCGTAAGATGGACCGCATGACCGCGCGCAGCCAGCCCCACGGCGATGGCGGCGGCGATCGTCGTCTTGCCGACGCCTCCTTTGCCCAAGACCATGACGAGCCCATGTTCGTCGCGCTCGATTTCGTCGATCAACTGAGCAAGCCGCGGCAACGCCGGGGCTGCACGCTCGGTTCGATCACCGGCCTGCGCTTCAACCGCGATGGCTGGTGCCAGCAGCGCGCGAAGCGCCGCGACACCGACGAGATTGCGCGGCTGAAGTGCGACCTGCTCGGTCGGAAGCCCGGCCATTAGTTTCGAGGTATGAGCCAGCGCGTCCTGCTCGCGGGCGATCATGGCTTTGGCCAAGGGATCGTCGCTCCCGGTGTCGGGCATCACCCCGTTGACGATGAGTCGCTGGTTCTTAATCC
This genomic window from Planctomycetia bacterium contains:
- the arsA gene encoding arsenical pump-driving ATPase: MKFLDTPTRNLFFTGKGGVGKTSMACAVAVALADRGKRVLLVSTDPASNLGQVFGVEIGEVVPTAIVAVPGLFALNINPEAAAQAYRDRIVGPVRNALPPEVVKGMEEQLSGACTTEIAAFDEFTELLTGGMSTAGFEHVIFDTAPTGHTLRLLQLPTAWSNFLEDNQSGASCLGPLSGLAKQRERYSQAVAELASAEHTSFVLVTRPQLGALKEAERTSGELASLGIKNQRLIVNGVMPDTGSDDPLAKAMIAREQDALAHTSKLMAGLPTEQVALQPRNLVGVAALRALLAPAIAVEAQAGDRTERAAPALPRLAQLIDEIERDEHGLVMVLGKGGVGKTTIAAAIAVGLAARGHAVHLTTTDPAAHLAMTVESNVAGLEVSRIDPHVESENYRRRVLETKGKDLDAAGKALLEEDLRSPCTEEIAVFQAFSRVMHESRKKFVVIDTAPTGHTLLLLDATGAYHRDVVRNLAPGVHARTPMMQLQDPKQTKMLIVTLPETTPVLEAESLEADLRRAGIEPWAWVINSSLAAAKPRDALLAVRAAEELKHIERVRSSVQRVALVPWQIVPPTGYEALKALASTSPAAPVSIEV